The following coding sequences are from one Streptomyces sp. V3I7 window:
- a CDS encoding LysE family translocator produces MEWHQVLGFVAAVTPLTLVPGTSLTLVTQQVIAGSRSDGVLVALGSACGLLVHATFAVVGLSALVMSSAQALTVVKLLGGVYLVWLGVSTWRSARRGVSEARRVRRRLPWAQLGCFGQGLWSNVLNPKAASVYLTLVPQFLMTARPVAPQIATLAAAHVAVVLAWLLSWTTFVAAARTAVDTPRFRRGVSRVAGSVLVGMGIRTVGAVR; encoded by the coding sequence GTGGAGTGGCATCAGGTACTCGGCTTCGTGGCCGCGGTAACACCCCTCACGCTGGTTCCCGGCACGAGCTTGACCCTCGTCACGCAGCAGGTGATCGCCGGTTCACGCTCCGACGGCGTGCTCGTCGCGCTCGGCTCGGCGTGCGGGCTCCTGGTGCACGCGACGTTCGCGGTGGTCGGCCTGTCGGCCCTGGTCATGTCGTCGGCTCAGGCGTTGACGGTGGTGAAGTTGCTGGGCGGCGTGTATCTCGTCTGGTTGGGCGTGAGCACATGGCGCTCGGCGCGGCGAGGCGTCTCGGAGGCGAGGCGTGTGCGCCGCCGCTTGCCGTGGGCCCAACTAGGCTGCTTCGGGCAGGGTTTGTGGTCCAACGTCCTCAACCCGAAGGCGGCGTCGGTCTACCTCACCCTCGTACCGCAGTTCCTCATGACTGCCCGGCCGGTCGCACCGCAGATCGCCACCCTGGCGGCCGCGCACGTCGCCGTCGTTCTTGCCTGGCTGCTGTCCTGGACGACGTTCGTCGCGGCCGCGCGCACGGCTGTCGACACGCCTCGGTTTCGGCGGGGGGTGAGTCGAGTGGCGGGCTCGGTGCTGGTCGGGATGGGGATTC